One Rhodoferax ferrireducens T118 DNA segment encodes these proteins:
- a CDS encoding restriction endonuclease — MARSKSNKRQKRAVNTLQEKGIGLCALGLGFLIIPWFIGSSPMLKVVAAGLRTPGWLALAAGVVLLGIHHVTQAKIAKTNPLPQLTPRAPTPTERTVLQGTKDDIAAHRRAPSAAAPPTRQVATRWSPAVFAAIEWRRFEAVCEALFAQAGFETRSQSHGADGGVDIWLHSANAQGPVAVVQCKHWQGKAVGVKEIREFFGVMASHQLKRGTYATTSTYTADAQQFAKANGINAMDGPALLALIAKRTPEQQQALLAVAHEGEYWRPTCASCGIKLVERTPAKGGPAFWGCSNYPRCKSRLPMVAAMR; from the coding sequence ATGGCCAGGTCAAAGTCCAACAAGCGGCAGAAGCGTGCAGTCAATACATTGCAGGAGAAAGGCATTGGGCTTTGCGCTCTGGGCCTTGGGTTTCTGATCATTCCCTGGTTCATCGGCTCTTCGCCGATGCTCAAGGTCGTCGCGGCGGGCCTTCGCACTCCTGGCTGGTTGGCATTGGCGGCAGGGGTGGTGCTGTTGGGCATTCACCATGTGACCCAGGCCAAAATCGCAAAAACCAATCCCCTGCCCCAACTCACTCCGCGCGCACCCACACCTACGGAAAGAACAGTGCTGCAAGGCACTAAGGATGACATTGCTGCGCACCGGCGCGCGCCAAGCGCTGCAGCACCCCCAACACGGCAGGTCGCAACCCGCTGGAGCCCCGCCGTCTTTGCCGCCATCGAGTGGCGCCGCTTTGAAGCCGTGTGTGAAGCGCTGTTTGCCCAAGCCGGGTTTGAAACACGCTCGCAATCGCACGGCGCAGACGGCGGCGTGGACATCTGGCTGCACTCGGCCAATGCGCAAGGCCCGGTGGCCGTGGTGCAGTGCAAGCACTGGCAGGGCAAGGCGGTGGGGGTGAAAGAGATCCGCGAGTTCTTTGGCGTGATGGCCTCGCACCAACTCAAGCGCGGCACCTACGCCACCACATCCACCTACACGGCGGACGCGCAGCAGTTCGCCAAAGCCAACGGCATCAACGCCATGGACGGCCCTGCCCTGCTGGCATTGATTGCCAAACGCACGCCGGAGCAACAGCAGGCCTTGCTGGCTGTGGCGCATGAAGGCGAATACTGGCGCCCCACCTGCGCGAGTTGTGGCATCAAGCTGGTGGAGCGCACACCAGCCAAGGGTGGCCCTGCGTTTTGGGGCTGCAGCAACTATCCGCGCTGCAAGTCCCGCTTGCCGATGGTGGCTGCGATGCGATAA
- a CDS encoding DNA repair protein has product MRGLTYIRTSFCKNLHAKCYMNEEMCIVTSLNFYEFSQVNNNEMGILIRRAEDSQLYKDAYEEAQRIIRISDEVRISLERVISEPEASSRDDDKGADGANREDKLTSSKIGQKLGLKTAQFLDRATEQGYLAFDGEKHVLSPKGEKAGVEFVAKSRFGPYFLWPQDFHPV; this is encoded by the coding sequence TTGCGCGGCTTGACCTACATCCGCACCAGCTTCTGCAAAAACCTGCATGCCAAGTGCTACATGAATGAAGAGATGTGCATCGTCACCAGTCTGAATTTCTATGAATTCAGCCAGGTCAACAACAACGAGATGGGCATTCTGATTCGACGCGCTGAGGACAGTCAGTTGTACAAGGACGCCTATGAAGAAGCCCAGCGCATCATCCGCATCAGCGATGAAGTACGTATATCACTGGAACGGGTGATCAGCGAACCCGAAGCGTCCAGCCGGGACGATGACAAAGGTGCTGATGGAGCCAACAGGGAGGACAAGTTGACTTCATCCAAGATAGGCCAGAAATTGGGTTTGAAAACAGCGCAGTTTCTGGATCGCGCTACTGAGCAAGGCTATCTGGCGTTCGACGGCGAAAAGCATGTCTTGAGCCCCAAGGGAGAAAAAGCTGGCGTTGAGTTCGTCGCCAAGTCACGTTTCGGCCCCTACTTTTTGTGGCCGCAAGACTTCCATCCAGTCTGA
- a CDS encoding helix-turn-helix domain-containing protein, whose amino-acid sequence MQNSRERLGELVKSMREHKKLSQDALSSALPGINRSNIAHLEQGLRLPRADILEQICIHLDIPKNYWMEFLDQDVQTRSDFEEQLAELCGRSVTLDRHETSTRLVADKAIKRLFDGTNSEFQLHNLFNSILVFYGVRPASQQFFKKYFKTNSFTSPTAFRNSVLIYQEDAVRMYSTFEDGYEKLNKATNIDQCLAAIDIKDIKGYSDRADWKIPNEIVDERLPDLGYISAARVKQENDERGTLSRFLKSLATAFREKDPSRAIADIPSKTKIRMDSLLRKFESHFQHGLFSSLFAPSADEIDLEADRLAPKSDDEIKQMGHTQMQALENLAFYLASDFLDVYVATSMRSDADFVSVNTFTEKLFFHSQVKDLKLRHFNPTQSWIDDRIAKGLVEALMLKRASVTIYMAQKTDTFGKDSEASVALGQGKPVIVYVPRLSFPDGSHDTESLFKKNRIELLGMLDDKERDSIDESVDQQAIFGYVLTALLVMLDDSELGQIAETHWADFDLYEEQSRIPENFRSKYRKWLDACKRGDHTSISIQDFRESIINAFVANAIIFERRARLFREIHPLALQVILSTGVLNGILVVRTVDQCATILSKLIKNNLSLEFIKDSANYRLIEKDTGSTVRVISRNRLLLNAFSMHYHQVNL is encoded by the coding sequence GATATTCCAAAAAATTATTGGATGGAGTTTCTAGATCAAGACGTTCAAACACGATCAGATTTTGAGGAGCAATTAGCTGAGTTGTGCGGTCGGAGTGTCACGCTTGACAGACATGAAACTAGTACTCGCCTTGTTGCAGATAAGGCCATAAAACGCCTGTTCGACGGCACCAATTCAGAGTTTCAACTTCACAATCTCTTCAATAGCATATTAGTTTTCTACGGCGTTAGGCCTGCTAGCCAACAGTTCTTCAAGAAGTACTTTAAGACTAATAGTTTTACTTCACCAACCGCATTTCGAAATTCGGTATTAATCTACCAAGAAGATGCCGTCCGAATGTATAGCACTTTCGAAGATGGTTACGAAAAACTGAACAAGGCAACTAACATCGATCAGTGTCTTGCGGCAATTGATATAAAAGATATTAAGGGATACAGTGATCGTGCTGACTGGAAAATACCCAACGAGATTGTTGATGAGAGATTACCTGATCTAGGATACATCTCCGCCGCGCGAGTGAAACAGGAGAATGATGAACGGGGAACTCTGAGTCGATTTCTGAAGAGTTTAGCGACAGCATTTCGTGAGAAAGATCCAAGCAGAGCGATAGCAGATATTCCAAGTAAAACAAAAATTCGAATGGATTCATTGCTCCGAAAATTCGAATCTCATTTTCAGCATGGACTCTTTTCATCATTGTTTGCACCTAGTGCGGACGAGATTGATCTGGAAGCAGACAGGCTTGCACCAAAATCAGATGACGAGATCAAACAAATGGGCCACACTCAGATGCAAGCATTGGAGAATTTGGCATTCTACTTGGCCTCTGATTTTTTGGACGTATACGTAGCAACATCCATGCGCTCAGACGCCGACTTTGTTTCTGTCAATACCTTTACCGAAAAATTATTTTTTCACAGCCAAGTAAAAGACCTAAAACTACGCCACTTCAATCCAACACAATCGTGGATAGACGACAGAATAGCAAAGGGATTAGTGGAGGCACTGATGCTTAAACGCGCATCAGTGACTATTTACATGGCACAGAAAACTGACACTTTTGGCAAAGATTCTGAGGCCAGTGTTGCGCTTGGACAAGGTAAGCCTGTAATCGTCTATGTTCCAAGACTTAGTTTTCCGGATGGCTCACACGACACAGAAAGTTTGTTCAAGAAAAATAGAATTGAATTATTGGGCATGCTTGATGACAAAGAGCGCGATTCTATTGATGAAAGTGTCGACCAGCAAGCGATATTCGGATATGTTCTGACTGCGCTACTAGTTATGTTAGACGATTCTGAACTTGGTCAAATTGCTGAGACTCACTGGGCCGATTTTGATCTCTATGAGGAACAAAGTAGGATTCCCGAGAATTTCCGGTCCAAATACAGAAAATGGCTCGACGCCTGCAAAAGAGGAGACCACACATCCATCTCGATCCAAGATTTTCGTGAGTCCATAATCAATGCATTTGTAGCCAATGCAATAATCTTCGAGCGACGCGCTAGATTATTCAGAGAAATTCATCCGCTGGCTCTCCAAGTTATCCTCTCTACAGGAGTTCTAAATGGAATTTTGGTTGTTCGAACGGTGGACCAATGCGCCACGATACTCTCGAAATTAATCAAAAATAATTTGTCACTAGAGTTTATAAAAGACTCGGCTAATTATAGACTAATAGAGAAAGATACTGGCAGTACCGTTCGAGTTATTTCCCGAAATCGCCTTCTATTAAATGCATTCTCAATGCACTATCACCAAGTAAATTTATGA